The DNA window CAAGctatttataagatattttagtagtttttttaatctatttatatagtagttagctttTCATCATCAATATAAAACTCGTATGTCTCTTATAAAGTTTGTTGGTTCTTGTGCCCGAGCTGGCAatatataagcttatagtctgcttcTTCTCTGTTATTCTCTCCTAACATCAGTATTTAGTCGACTTATAAACTGTTACTATGCTTGCTCTAATGGCTGATGACAGCTGCATCCGAtggtaaaatttgtttttttttatttttctagctctcatctttttgctgCAAGAAATCTTTAGCGATGCATGCTCATAGCTCAATATATATGCTACAGTTATCAAATAATTTAAGGCATTTTTTCATAACAAATGTTTTGACAACAATTTCTACAGATGAACACTGGCTATAATTGAAACTCGGGCATACACCGAatacatcaaaatttataaaagcaagaaaatattttttttaaaaaaaaacctgttCTAATCGTAGGACTGCAATTATGAATTTACCAACGATAAAATATAATCACTGGATGAACTAATATCACTCCATGGCTACTTAATATTACATGTTGTATCCAAAAAATGACAAACcaatgggtgattgtttggctttttcagcGAAAATCCTaatagcatatttataaacgaaaaataattgatgaataaaacttttatatatgctttcttagcaatctaaaagttatggctgaaaaataaactacgataaccttaaaatcaactctaaattaaaaattaaaaatttaaattttggctataagcatgagaaaaatgaaaagatgagcgTGAACAAACTTAGGCAGGTTACgtgcttaaaaaaaattgtaacttaataaaaatcgattTAGGTACTGCTTGACCTGCTCTTCATCAACAGACAAAAAGTAACTTCTTTTTGACTGTTCTGCAATCTGAGTTGAATATTTCTTACACTTTACACATGTCCACCATTAAGCATTAAGCCAGTAACATTTGATGAGCCGCTACCTCAATCCCATACTTGCTccaaaagagaagaaaggtACTTTCAACTACCCAAACATGgagacgagaaaaaaaaaacaagcaaagCTAAAATGAAGCACTTAAAGGTCATGGTTAGGGGAAGTGAAATAAAACTTTCCAAGGGGTCCCCTCGAACAcacgaattttataggattttacACAAAATAGTTCAATTCCTCTTAAATTCCTacaattttttccaaattaaATAGGCACTAGAATTATCATATAGAATTAAAGAAATGAGATGAAGAAAAGAGGCGACTAATAAGAGGATGAACCATTTCCCATAATGAAAAAAGTCTCTACATATAcgcaaagagaaaaaaaaaaggttactATTGTATGgttcctccgtcccaaaataaatttgtttttcgctttttaatataatgtttgtgtcttcgtcatatttaaaattttttatgattaatatttttattgttattagatgataaaacatgaataatactttacgctaacaatttttttaaagttttttctaaatattttttaaataaaacggatggttaaatgaaaaataaagttttttggGACGAAAGTAGTAGTAAACAagttaaataaatttcttgtACAATCTTAGGATTTGCGAATTAGAGACAATATGAAGTATGGCGTAGCTCTAAACTAATTAGTGAATGATAGGGATAAAATTAGAATTGAGAAGCAGTGGTCACAGCACTATTAAACCTGCTATTATATgcacacataaataaataccaAAGCTAAATAAAGCAACCAATCAGCACCGACCAACGGGACGCAGCCCCACGCGCTCCTCCACTCCCCCCGCGACACACGCGTACGGACGAACACCTCGCCGACGAAGAATCCAGCCACCCTGCTTGCTCCGGcgaccgagagagagagagatgaagcTGCCGGGGCGCCtactcgccgccggcgcggccgcgctgctggtggcggcgtcggtgaTGGTGGCAACGCTGCTGACCACGCCGCTGCCGTTCCTGCCGTCGCTGCCATGCCTGCCCGCGGTGACCGCGCCCTCGGGGTCCGGGTACGAggccgccggcgtggcggcgctcgccgacgccgccgtgcgGTACGCCACCACGGCGACCGTGCCGCAGCAGTCGCGCGCGGAGATCTCCCTGTCGCTGGCCGTGCTCCGGCGCCGGGCGCCGCTGCGGCTGCTGGTGTTCGGCCTGGGCCACGACTCCAGGCTGTGGCACGCGCTCAACCCCGGTGGCGCCACCGTCTTCCTCGAGGAGGACCCCTCCTGGTACCGCGTCGTGCGCGGCCAGTCGCCGTTCCTCCGCGCCCACCTCGTCGCCTACCGCACGCGGCTCGACCacgccgacctcctcctcgacTCCTACAAGCACTACCCGTCCtgcctccccggcggcggcggcgacggcgtcccgCGCGTCCGGGGCAACGCCGACTGCCCTCTCGCGCTGCACAACCTGCCCGCGGAGGTGTACGAGCACGAGTGGGACATGGTGATGATCGACGCGCCCAAGGGGTACTTCGCGTCGGCGCCCGGGAGGATGGCCGCCGtgtggacggcggcggtcatggcgcgcggccgccgcggccagggCGACACCGACGTGTTCCTCCACGACGTCGACCGCCACGTCGAGAAGGCCTACGCCCAGGAGTTCCTCTGCGACAGGTTCCGCGTCGGCGGGACCGGCCGCCTCTGGCATTTCAGGATcccgccggcgtcgcgccgcgggaacggcacggcggccggcgccggcgccggcagcgacggcaaGAGGCCCTTTTGCTAAGGATTGCGCTTTTCCGAGGGGCCTTTTTGCAAAATAGCCACAAAATAAACAGgtgaaaattacaaaatacataGGAATTTGCCGGGTTTCCTCTCCTCTGCCGTGCAAATTCAAACGCAGGATAATCAAGTTTGAGGTAAAATTTCTCGATTTTTCGCTTTCGTTTGAATTAATGGAGATAAAGATTAGAGAGGTGATTTGAATCCTGAGATCACTAGAGTTGGTGTGAACAGCACGATGTGCATCACTCTCAAATTTGTAATGGAAGTAAGCAGATGAGCTTGTATGTTGTtttctctttcattttttttgtatgaGTACATACAGAATTTTCAATAAAGTCCGTACACCAGGTTAACAATTGAGATACTCGTCATAAAGGGATTCTGTTTGAGGAGACGTGCAAATCAACAGAAATTAACATTGCTCATAAGTATTATTGAAGTATAGTTTCGAACAGATGGAAATGATATGACATAAGTTATCGTGACAATAAATTCCTAATATTGAACATGAGTGACTTATTGGATTAACatatccataattttttttgaaagaaccCGGGCCACCCGGCACACACATATTGGTTTCATTGAAATAAGAATGTGTTATTTGGGGCCAGATTATTTCTGCACACATACTTTCCGAACTACTTAAATAgcgtattttttataaaaaaagtttaagtttatcatctcacatttagacaatagatttttttaattttatagtagttagaTTTTTATACtgttattataaaaatcagatattttttatgtttcatcAACTAGAAGAACCAAGCCTAAGTGGGAGTAAAATATTTACAGCaatagaaaacaaaaactgTACAGCCTGTAAGTTACTGATAAAATGAGCTTCAGTTTTGGTGCCGGCAAGCGAGCATGTTCAGCctcctttatttttgatatGAACATTTAGTTTTGTATGACTTTTTGGTTTATTTCCTTCAAAATTTCCTAGGTTGATAGTAGTAGAGATGTTATCCCTTGCTTAGGTATTCATTGCCATGTTGCTAGCGGTTCCCACATCATTTCcacaatttttgtttatatacatTACTCCCTCTCAccacaaaaaggaaaattgtTTGGGATGCATACAATTGGCATCAGTGAACTTCAAAACCATGAATATCACTATTAAAACCGGATTGTATTGCTAAAATGTAAGGTTTTGCAGCTGATGAATGATTTTCAGACAATTTATAGCTAAGGCATGTATGATGGACTTATCCCATGTAACCGTTTTTAGttgtataaaataattaagtagTAAAAGTCCTGTCGAATTGACTTATAAAATATctgatttgtttattttcgCCGTTTCTGTGGTAaaatttaatcattaatttaatattgttGTAGAGAGATACTCCGTCTGTCTCAATATAATTCAAGGTATGTCATTTCTAAGGTACATTAAgcttatgtaaaaaaatgatggGATTGGTGATATGGGAAAATATgtgaaaaactaaataaaaaaatattgtgattGATTAAGATAAGAGGTAAGTGGAGAAAGAGTACCGCAAGATTATTCAAATCCTACAAGTAGACTAATATATGTGCAGAAGCGTGGAACGAGATCCTCTGCAGTAGCAAGATACTACTGCAGAGAGCAACAGTACCGTAAATTTGGTATATCTCGTGACCGCTGGATCGAAATGGATGGTTCAGATCTAATGCTACAGTAATGAACAGCGCTTTAAAATTGTAATTTGCTACAGTATTTCAACTTATGACATTAAATCAATGTACTACCCACATGAACAGTGTTACTCTGCATTACTTCGGAGGAACCGGATCTCAGAAGCCTGTTACGTAGGGATTCAGCTTTTCCTCGTTGAACCCTGTTCATTTTACCTACTGGTCAATAGATTATCACGAACATATTCTTTAAGCCACTTAAGGATATGACTTTTAAAGTGGCTATACGTCTCATGTAAATTACTACTCCATCAATCCCATAAAGACTTAGAGGTCATTGTCTGGCGTTTGCAGTATAAAAACCAAACgtcatgtttaaaaaaaatgaaccaaacttttatacacgtattcttagcgatctacaagaaaatattgaaaaataagttgtgatgaaaaaaaagcctaaaatcaactctaaggggtgattgtttggtttcttactgaaaaactgaaaaaaaaaccctataaATACTTCTGAGTTTCAAAGGCGGAATGGTATTTTAATCTTTGTACCTATCTATTGGTACGTACGTGCGAGAATGACTAAACATGAGAGAATAAATGATTTCTACAATGAATATAGTGTTAGGTTTTGGGTTTCTATCAGAAATAGAAATCTAGAATGGGGTTTCTCCCCTGTGGCTAAAAAAGAATCATGTTGTTTACTATGAAATTAGGGCTTAAACTCCTTGTTAAGATTCCTCCTAAATGCACCTACAAACAGCAGTTTGGTCCTGACAGTTTCGtgaaaaaatccaaatgatatatttacaaacgaaaaataatttataaataaaaattttatatacgtattcttagcgatttaaaatccaatactgaaaaataaacttcagtaaaaaaccctaaaaccatTGAGAATtcatattttagcttataatataaacacaagcaagaaagatgaaagatgaGATGAGTACCAGCTTTTACGAGTACATCAAACATCACACTTATGATCCATGTGCTGAGTACTAAATAGCTTGAGAAAAAGTTGCAGATGCATttatgctgaaaataaattattatattcatcctaaaatataagcatttttaatgGTTTCATAGAAGTTAAGGTTAAGAGATTGTTTGGTAGaagttaaggttaaaaaaaagaatatggtgctaattaataaatgataaatgatTAGGGCTGGGAGGATACATGAGATGAAAATCGAAAGAATTTTGATTGATAGAATAATTACCATAAATAGTGTCAGACATGTTTATATtatgtacaaaatttatattctaaaaatgtttatattttaccaGCGACGGAGTACACaaacaaatgtttatattctaaaaatatatatattgggatAGCACCTGGTCAAGAAATGCCAGACAGAAAAGAACCACTACCGTGGCTTCAACAAGTACTAAAACTGTACccgataataaaaaaacaatttctagAGAGGTCCACCTGTAGTCAACTGGGCCAACAAACCGGTCATAATAATTGGTATTATGGGGTCCAGTATAATGGAGTGCAACAGCTCAACGAGTAATAAGTGGAGGCTGTGTTTTCTGcttacaaaacaaaaaaattagatattataaaattaaaaatagactcTATAAAAGTGAAACGATGAACTGTATagaattcttttaaaaatgtatGTTAGCCATTTGTAAAGAGCACACACAAACCGAGAAATAATTTACTATAGAAGAACACAGCCTACGAGTCATCAAAGATGATGAAACTAACTAATAACAAGTTAAAAATGAAActtgtaatatgaaatgatgaaatttttaaataaacatatcatttaatagtttggaaagcgtgtgtgaaaaaaccaaaaaatgtaCTAATGCAGATCAAGTGCATCATCTTTCTGCTTATGCTCATGcatataacccaaaatttgaatttttaatcttatatttagagttgattttaggactttttttattacagtttattttttaatcttatcttttaaatcgttaaaaacacgtgtataaaagttttatttagaaactattctttatttacaaatatgctaaACACACGCCTCAAACGCACGCAGCCAAAGCAAGCTGATGATTAACGAAAGCAATTGGCAAACcctacaaaacattttttGCTGGCAACGTACTCCAGCGAAGCTGATAATGTCACATTCATATGCCAGTGCACCACTATAAAGGCCAATATAGTTAGTGAACGATTGCCCTTATATTCTTTTATGTTTACGACTTAGCCATGGTCGATTGAGTACTAAAAGACCACTATAAAGCCCTGTTTGGGTAGTGaatttttcagagaaaaatcTAGAGGTTTCAATTCCAGATGAATCACATGTTTTCTTATTTGCAAACTTactttgtgaataaaatttttatacaagtgttcttagtgatgtaaaagtaaatgttagaaaataaactacgataaaaaaaccttaaaatcaactctaattctaaaataaaaataaaaattttaatttgtaattataagcaaaagtaaaaaaaaataaggctaTTTCTACGCACAAGCAATGCCCGGGTTCACTTGGTGAAACCAGAACAATTAGCATTCATGGACGACAGATGCACGCGAGAGATGAGAATAGGGCGCCTTTTGGGTTAAATCAACAAGGGACATAATTAGGGTGTTAAGTTACATCGTTTAAAATTCATGTTTTCCAAACACCTCTTTACCTATATTTCGTATGTTTTCGCTTTCTTCGTTTTGCACTATCGTTCCTGCATTTTGTTTACCTACCATTTAATtgatgtgttttatttttccatgttTCAAATAACCCTAAGTGTCTTATAACCCAGTGCAAAGGAGTATTTAAGAATTTGTCGCTTTAAAAGTGGCGTCTAACAATTAGTCATTATGTGTTTATGACATATGATGCCAGGATCTCAGGATCCATATGTCACATGTTCCTGTGACAAATTATTAAATGCCACtataaaagtggcaaaaactTAAATACCAACACAAAAAGTGACTATGACGTGATTGATTCAACAGCAGAGGTCAGCAATCAAGCAAGGCGCATGACTATCTAGCTAGTCTCCATTGTCTTTACCGCACAGACCTTGTAGTCTTGCGAGCTAGTCAATCTCATTGTTGATTGATACGTGGCCACACGATCAGATCAGCATACCGCTATGAAACAGTAATATCTAAGGAATTCCCAACGCCTCTTTGGGTTGCCCTCGTCACCTAGAAAGTGAGTTGTAGGCTCATAACAACCCTTCAATATGGCTAGCCCAACATAAACCGATAGAATAAAAGTAAAGAGATAGTATAgcaaaataggaaaaattaggaaaatagggaaaattatggaaaaaatagGAAACTATGTTGTAAAGCGGGCTAATAAAGAAACATACGGGCGATACGAGGAATATATATGAGAATATGTGGACATGAGAAAAGTATCAAAAGAATGGGTTGGCTCTTGTCATAATGGCCTTCTACGGATCTATTAGTGTTGTCTCATGGGCTAAGGCATTAGCTCAAACATGACATGGTCGGTGGATTTATATAGCTAGGTGAAATTGATCATGCTCTAGATGGTGTGCCACAAACCAACCCATTTGACAACCCCTATCAATGTTTGAGGGGAAGGGGGCATGTGCCTCTTATTAAATAGTGCAAACCACGCTATTTCTGATTATACTTATGGAGAATGCATATTTTTTAGGCTAGTAATTTTAGTCATCTCAGTTATTCATATACATAATAGGTAGCATGTGCGATACATTTAATTTGAgttaaatgaatttatttctcCTAATTATGCTTGTTCTTGCTATTACATGAaatgcatgtattttttagcACTCAAATATCTACGGGATGTTAGGCTCTCACCCTAATACCATGTGTGGCTCAGCATTATTTGACCATTAATTGGTGCATGACTACTGAAGTGaatgcatgcagcagcagctagctaagTTTCCTAATATGGTCTCGTGTGGCAAAACAGTTTTTGGTCATATGCATGTGCAAAGCTCTTATATGTTGTGGTCAGCTTGCTAGCACATCTATCTGTCCACCTGCTTTTATTTCAATTCtatctagctaattaattacgaTATCTAGACATACGCATCTAAATAGTCTAGATTATTCACTGCGCATTGCTGCGGGGATCTGTATGaatataatataagtaaaTTACTTCTTTCTATGTTTAGCACattgattattatttatcaaataaaattgttatcaagtgtaaaaacatatattccttttattttatcttgtaTGTCAAAATGAATTGAACAAATGGAATGGTAACTCATCCAAAATTAATAGCATTGGTGGCctattaactattagattaactatactAAGTTGGTTGTTAatgtatatgatatatgaatGGTTGGGATCAAAGAATGTGAGTGATCGAAAGGCTATTATTCTACATGCGGTGGCTTAATACATGTTGAACTTTGGTGACAACCATGTaggatatatagatatatatatatatatatatatatatatatatatattaaagttaatatgtataataaattagttataATATTAGgtataataaatctaaatcacTTAAGAATTAGTTAAAATTCTAAAGGGATCATCTTCTTAATTTTGtatggaaaaaaccaaactacgtatttacaaacaaaaaataattaatgaataaaacttctatatacatgttcttagtgatctaaaagacaaatgctgaaaaataaaccacgatgaaaaaatatcaaaatcaactctaaatttaaggctgaaaatttaaattttggtttttaagcataaatagaaacgaaaagattgtGTTATAAGTAAAGTCATACTTACCATGTACAGGGGTAAGGTTTTATGAAACCTTACAACCATAATATCCTGGGAGATGTATATATCACGAGTCATTACatatgtggttttttttttatctttgacCATAAAATTggatagtttttaaattttactcttACATTCTCGTGCAAATAAAGTTGAGGACTTGACATCACTAAAGTTGAGGACTTTGTGGTCGTGGCGCAAGAATAGCCTGCACGTGCCCAGAGCAACAGGACGTGTGCATGCCTTTGGAGTCATGGGGATGGGCACGAACAATCCGCAGTGTGGGAGCACTTCTGTGGCTGAATTTTTCCTTCTCTTGCGTGTTTGTTTTGCTATAAAtaaggagaaagaaaaccaaaaggcTGCAGCAACATTACACAGTGCAAAACTCTGTCTTCCTCTCATTTTCAGATTGTTTACAGTGCTCTCATGTGTTGGTGCTCGTCCACCGTTCGTCCGTGTCCCGCTCACTGATTGATTGGGAAATCCTGACATATTACCTTAGAAGTAGTTACTTTACAATTTAGCCATTTTTATAAAcgtattttataaatagatctaaaaaaaaacttaatgtcgtcatcttcaccaccatgATTGGTCCCATGGAGGGGGTTAGCACCAAAAAGATTGACACTGATGGCCTGTACGTAATTAACATATCTTATAAATAGGTACTTAGTGCAAGTGTCGTTGATGCTAAAGGTCATGTTtgtgaaataaattatttatatgacTACCGTTCTAAGGCATCATATAAATCATTAGTTTTCCCCCTCCACTAACTCAGAAATTGGTCACTATCATGTTTTTAGGAGCTCGCGTCATCCGTAAACCGTGACCGCAACTTTGGTGCTTCCATAATTCAGTACAGGTCTGAGTAGATTAGTATGCCAAACAGGCTACaggaagcaaaaaaaaatttcccaaATCAATCCACTTATGTCGTCTAATCCGCTCTTGCTCTATCAGGATTTCCTTGTGGACAGCCCGCTGCTCCACGCCTCCCTCTCCTATATCGGTTTCCCCCTATTCCAGTGGCGGCGGTGCTCCCTGCACCTTATCTTTCCATCACCGCGCAGGGGTGGATAGGCCGTTGCTTCCTTTGTGCAGCAAGATGTGCCACTTGAGCCTACTAATGGGCTGAATTTGTTTGGATCTAATGGGTTGGGTTAGATGTTGATCTGGATTACTTTGGTTGGTTTGGAGTGGTCCGTGGCTCTGACTTTATTTTGGATTGGTGTCGACTAGACTAGCCGAGTTAGTGGATTGGGCTGGACTGAAACGTGACTCATCTAAAGGAGTCAGTCCATGGATTGAGACCAACAGGTGCCTCGCTCCGTCGCCAGCGTCGTCAACTTTTCCGCTCCATCACCGGCGTCATCAGCCCACCCACTCCATCGTCGTTGTCGTCAGTCTGCTTGCTCCATTAACAGCCACACTCCTGCCCAACacatggtggtggcggcgcgaaAGGGTccgtagcctagtggttacaagGGACTCAGTACACCTAAGGTCCTGGGTTCGACTCCTGGTTGGAGCGAATATTCCAGGATTTTCTAAGGGGTAGGCGCCGTCCCCACTGATCAGGCTTCGAAGATGCTCATAGAGGTAGggtttgcgtgcgtgcgttcttAGGGGAGAGTGTGCGTGCGTTGTGACCGTATGCGTTGTACTGtgttctaaaaaaacacatggtggcggcggcgggtctAGCCTAGATGTACATCTAGAAGAAGCCCACACCGGACTCACC is part of the Oryza brachyantha chromosome 11, ObraRS2, whole genome shotgun sequence genome and encodes:
- the LOC121055780 gene encoding probable methyltransferase At1g27930 → MKLPGRLLAAGAAALLVAASVMVATLLTTPLPFLPSLPCLPAVTAPSGSGYEAAGVAALADAAVRYATTATVPQQSRAEISLSLAVLRRRAPLRLLVFGLGHDSRLWHALNPGGATVFLEEDPSWYRVVRGQSPFLRAHLVAYRTRLDHADLLLDSYKHYPSCLPGGGGDGVPRVRGNADCPLALHNLPAEVYEHEWDMVMIDAPKGYFASAPGRMAAVWTAAVMARGRRGQGDTDVFLHDVDRHVEKAYAQEFLCDRFRVGGTGRLWHFRIPPASRRGNGTAAGAGAGSDGKRPFC